In Fusobacterium hwasookii, a single window of DNA contains:
- the ygiD gene encoding 4,5-DOPA-extradiol-dioxygenase gives MEKMPVIFVGHGDPMIALKINEMTETLKKIGKDIIEKHGEPKAILCISAHWYTKDTFIQSTEIPNQVYDMFGFPNELYEVKYPVKGSKELTKDVEKILGNEVKINDDWGIDHGTWTVFVHMFPEAKIPVVQLSVNANLSANKAYKLGEKLAKLREKGYLIVGSGNIVHNLRKIEWDNPKGTQEADKFDRYILENISKREDEKVIKYEEHEYSNYAVPTPDHFMPILYILGASQGEKPYIFNEIRELGSLSMTSYAFGL, from the coding sequence ATGGAAAAAATGCCAGTAATTTTTGTAGGGCATGGAGATCCTATGATAGCTTTAAAAATAAATGAGATGACAGAAACTTTAAAAAAGATAGGAAAAGATATAATAGAAAAGCATGGAGAGCCAAAAGCAATTTTATGTATTTCTGCTCATTGGTACACAAAAGATACTTTTATTCAAAGTACTGAAATTCCTAATCAAGTATATGATATGTTTGGATTTCCTAATGAATTATATGAAGTGAAGTATCCTGTAAAAGGAAGTAAAGAATTAACAAAAGATGTTGAGAAAATATTAGGAAATGAAGTAAAAATAAATGATGATTGGGGAATAGATCATGGTACTTGGACTGTATTTGTTCATATGTTTCCTGAAGCCAAAATACCAGTAGTTCAACTATCAGTGAATGCAAATTTAAGTGCTAATAAAGCATATAAGTTAGGAGAAAAATTAGCTAAGTTAAGGGAAAAAGGTTATTTGATAGTAGGAAGTGGTAATATTGTACATAATCTAAGAAAAATAGAGTGGGATAATCCAAAGGGAACACAAGAGGCTGATAAATTTGATAGATATATTTTGGAAAATATAAGTAAAAGAGAAGATGAGAAAGTTATAAAATATGAAGAACATGAATATTCAAATTATGCTGTTCCTACACCAGATCATTTTATGCCAATATTATATATATTAGGAGCAAGTCAAGGAGAAAAACCTTATATATTTAATGAAATAAGAGAACTAGGTTCATTATCAATGACAAGTTATGCTTTTGGATTATAG
- a CDS encoding YbaK/EbsC family protein has translation MSIEAVRKHLEKYGLDNKIREFKESTATVEEAAEVNSCEPARIAKSLSFIINDIPTIIVVAGDAKINNQKFKAKFKTKAKMIAGSDVENLIGHPIGGVCPFGIKDNVKVYLDESMKRFETMLPACGTPNSAIELTLEELEKASNYIEWIDVCQI, from the coding sequence ATGTCAATAGAAGCTGTTAGAAAACATTTGGAAAAATATGGGTTGGATAATAAAATAAGAGAATTTAAAGAATCAACAGCAACAGTTGAAGAAGCAGCAGAAGTTAATTCTTGCGAGCCAGCTAGAATAGCAAAGTCTTTATCATTTATTATAAATGATATTCCAACTATTATAGTTGTTGCAGGAGATGCAAAGATTAATAATCAAAAATTTAAGGCTAAATTTAAAACTAAGGCTAAAATGATAGCAGGTAGTGATGTTGAAAATTTAATAGGTCATCCAATTGGAGGAGTCTGTCCTTTTGGAATCAAAGATAATGTAAAAGTTTATTTAGATGAATCAATGAAAAGATTTGAAACTATGCTTCCAGCTTGTGGAACTCCAAATAGTGCTATTGAACTTACTCTTGAAGAACTTGAAAAAGCTTCAAATTATATTGAATGGATAGATGTTTGTCAAATTTAA
- a CDS encoding ABC transporter ATP-binding protein, whose amino-acid sequence MAFIELKNINKTFFPNTNREHYALKNINLVINKGDFITIIGGNGAGKSTLFNAISGVFPLDSGTITIDEKDISSTKEFERAKYISRVFQNPLDNTAPRMTVAENMALAFNRGEKRTLKFSRNKENLILFENLLKNLNLGLEQKINTEMGVLSGGQRQAIALLMATMKAPQLILLDEHTAALDPKTQKKIMTLSEEKIKEKNLTALMITHNLQDALTYGNRM is encoded by the coding sequence ATGGCATTTATTGAATTAAAAAATATAAATAAAACTTTTTTTCCTAACACAAACAGAGAACATTATGCTTTGAAGAATATAAATCTTGTAATTAATAAGGGAGATTTTATAACAATAATTGGTGGAAATGGAGCTGGAAAATCAACTTTATTTAATGCTATATCTGGAGTTTTTCCTTTGGATAGTGGAACAATTACTATTGATGAAAAAGATATTTCTTCTACAAAGGAATTTGAAAGAGCTAAATATATAAGTCGTGTTTTTCAAAATCCTTTGGATAATACAGCTCCTCGTATGACAGTTGCTGAAAATATGGCATTAGCTTTTAATCGTGGAGAGAAAAGAACATTAAAATTTAGTAGAAATAAAGAAAATCTTATCTTATTTGAAAATTTATTAAAAAATCTTAATTTAGGTTTAGAGCAAAAAATAAATACTGAAATGGGTGTACTATCTGGTGGGCAAAGACAAGCTATTGCTTTACTTATGGCAACAATGAAAGCCCCTCAACTAATTTTACTTGATGAGCATACTGCTGCACTTGATCCAAAAACTCAAAAAAAGATTATGACTTTATCAGAAGAGAAGATAAAAGAAAAAAATCTTACTGCTCTTATGATAACTCATAATCTTCAAGATGCTTTAACTTATGGAAATAGAATGTAA
- a CDS encoding ABC transporter permease: MDLVISAISQGLLWSLLSLGLFISFRILNIADMTTEGAYPLGAAVCVVLIQSGFSPFIATIIAMLVGSLAGLLTATFINICKIPSLLAGILTMTALLSINLRIMRRPNLSLLNRETIFDSFAKLNLPPYFDIILLGLIILFIVILVMFLFFNTELGQALIATGDNPKMAISLGISTKKMTTIGLMLSNSMIALTGAILSQNNGYADVNSGLGVIVVALAAIIIGEVIFTDVNFLTRLVCIVFGSIIYRLLLVFVLKLNVIQANDFKMVSALLIAIFLSIPELKKLSLSKIGKGNK; encoded by the coding sequence ATGGATTTAGTTATTTCAGCAATTTCACAAGGATTATTGTGGAGTTTATTATCATTAGGTTTATTTATTAGTTTTCGTATATTAAATATTGCAGATATGACAACAGAAGGGGCTTATCCCTTAGGAGCTGCTGTCTGTGTTGTACTTATACAAAGTGGATTCTCTCCATTTATTGCAACTATAATTGCTATGCTTGTGGGCTCACTTGCTGGACTTTTAACAGCTACTTTTATAAATATTTGCAAAATACCAAGTTTACTTGCAGGTATTCTTACTATGACAGCATTACTTTCTATTAATCTTCGTATAATGAGAAGACCTAATTTAAGTTTACTTAATAGAGAAACTATCTTTGATAGCTTTGCTAAATTAAATCTTCCTCCTTACTTTGATATTATTTTATTAGGATTAATAATTTTGTTTATTGTAATATTAGTTATGTTCTTATTTTTCAACACAGAATTAGGACAAGCTCTTATTGCAACAGGTGATAATCCTAAAATGGCAATTTCATTAGGAATTTCTACTAAGAAAATGACTACAATTGGGCTTATGTTATCAAATTCTATGATAGCCTTAACAGGAGCAATACTTTCTCAAAATAATGGATATGCTGATGTAAACAGTGGATTAGGAGTAATTGTTGTTGCACTTGCAGCTATTATAATAGGAGAAGTTATTTTTACAGATGTCAATTTTTTAACTCGTCTTGTTTGTATAGTATTTGGTTCTATTATTTATCGTTTACTTTTAGTCTTTGTATTAAAATTAAATGTAATTCAAGCTAATGATTTTAAAATGGTATCTGCACTGCTAATTGCAATATTTTTAAGTATACCTGAACTTAAAAAGTTATCATTAAGTAAAATAGGAAAGGGGAATAAATAA
- the trpX gene encoding tryptophan ABC transporter substrate-binding protein, giving the protein MKKSVLFFVLFLIGLLGGYYYMNSKKENTNQEVAQTDVQTTDEKVINVGVLQLLSHPALDSIYKGMVEELARQGYEDGKNIKIDLQNAQGEQSNLALMSEKLVSEKNDILVGITTPATLSLANVTKETPIIMAGITYPVEAGLIASEDKPGNNITGVSDRTPIKQQLELMKEILPNLKKVGLLYTSSEDNSIKQIEEAKKYAAELGIEVKLASIANTNDIQQVTESLASEVDAIFVPIDNTIASAMATVVKVTDKFKIGVFPSADTMVADGGVLGLGVDQYQIGVETAKVIVEVLNGKKPADTPIVLANEGVIYLNEEKAKELGIEIPENIKAKAQIVKGK; this is encoded by the coding sequence ATGAAAAAATCTGTTTTATTTTTTGTACTTTTTTTAATTGGACTATTAGGTGGATATTACTATATGAATAGTAAGAAAGAAAATACTAATCAAGAAGTTGCTCAAACTGATGTTCAAACTACTGATGAGAAAGTAATTAATGTTGGTGTTTTACAATTACTTAGCCACCCTGCGTTAGATAGTATCTATAAAGGAATGGTTGAAGAACTTGCAAGACAAGGTTATGAAGATGGAAAAAATATTAAAATTGATTTACAAAATGCTCAAGGAGAGCAAAGTAATTTGGCACTTATGAGTGAAAAATTAGTTAGTGAAAAAAATGATATTCTTGTTGGAATTACAACACCTGCTACTCTAAGTTTAGCTAATGTTACAAAAGAAACTCCAATTATTATGGCAGGAATAACTTATCCAGTTGAAGCAGGACTTATTGCAAGTGAAGATAAACCAGGAAATAATATTACTGGAGTAAGTGATAGAACTCCTATTAAACAACAACTTGAACTTATGAAAGAAATTTTACCTAACCTTAAAAAAGTTGGACTTCTTTATACTTCAAGTGAAGACAATTCTATAAAACAAATTGAAGAAGCTAAAAAATATGCTGCTGAATTAGGAATTGAAGTTAAATTAGCTTCAATAGCAAATACTAATGATATTCAACAAGTTACTGAAAGTTTAGCTAGTGAAGTTGATGCAATATTTGTTCCTATTGATAATACAATAGCAAGTGCTATGGCAACAGTAGTTAAAGTTACTGATAAATTTAAAATAGGTGTTTTTCCTTCTGCTGACACTATGGTTGCTGATGGTGGTGTTTTAGGTTTAGGAGTGGACCAATATCAAATTGGAGTTGAAACTGCAAAAGTTATAGTAGAAGTATTAAATGGTAAAAAGCCTGCTGACACTCCTATCGTTTTAGCTAATGAAGGTGTTATATACTTAAATGAAGAAAAAGCAAAAGAATTAGGAATTGAAATTCCAGAAAATATTAAAGCAAAAGCACAAATAGTAAAAGGAAAATAA
- the groL gene encoding chaperonin GroEL (60 kDa chaperone family; promotes refolding of misfolded polypeptides especially under stressful conditions; forms two stacked rings of heptamers to form a barrel-shaped 14mer; ends can be capped by GroES; misfolded proteins enter the barrel where they are refolded when GroES binds): MAKIINFNDEARKKLEIGVNILADAVKVTLGPRGRNVVLEKSYGAPLITNDGVTIAKEIELEDPFENMGAALVKEVAIKSNDVAGDGTTTATILAQAIVKEGLKMLSAGANPIFLKKGIELAAKEAIDVLKDKAKKIGSNEEISQVASISAGDEEIGKLIAQAMAKVGETGVITVEEAKSLETTLEIVEGMQFDKGYVSPYMVTDSERMPAELDNPLILLTDKKISSMKELLPLLEQTVQMSKPVLIVADDIEGEALTTLVINKLRGTLNVVAVKAPAFGDRRKAILEDIAILTGGEVISEEKGMKLEETSIEQLGRAKTVKVTKDLTVIVDGAGQQKDISARVNSIKSQIEETTSDYDKEKLQERLAKLSGGVAVIKVGAATEVEMKDKKLRIEDALNATRAAVEEGIVAGGGTILLDIIESMKDFNETDEIAMGIEIVKRALEAPIKQIAENCGLNGGVVLEKVRMSPKGFGFDAKNEKYVNMIESGIIDPAKVTRAAIQNSTSVASLLLTTEVVIANKKEEEKAPMGAGGMMPGMM; this comes from the coding sequence ATGGCAAAAATTATAAATTTTAATGATGAAGCTAGAAAAAAATTAGAAATTGGAGTTAATATACTTGCAGATGCAGTAAAAGTTACATTAGGACCAAGAGGAAGAAATGTAGTTCTTGAAAAATCTTATGGTGCCCCTTTAATTACTAATGATGGTGTTACAATAGCAAAAGAAATTGAATTGGAAGACCCATTTGAAAATATGGGAGCAGCTCTAGTTAAAGAAGTTGCTATAAAATCAAATGATGTTGCAGGAGATGGTACAACAACTGCTACAATCTTGGCACAAGCTATTGTTAAAGAAGGATTAAAAATGTTAAGTGCTGGAGCAAACCCAATTTTCTTAAAAAAAGGAATTGAACTTGCTGCTAAAGAAGCTATTGATGTTTTAAAAGATAAGGCTAAAAAAATTGGATCTAATGAAGAAATTTCACAAGTTGCGTCAATTTCAGCTGGTGATGAAGAAATAGGTAAATTGATTGCTCAAGCTATGGCAAAAGTTGGTGAAACAGGAGTAATAACTGTTGAAGAAGCAAAATCTTTGGAAACAACTTTGGAAATTGTTGAAGGAATGCAATTTGATAAAGGTTATGTTTCTCCATATATGGTTACAGATTCTGAAAGAATGCCAGCAGAACTTGATAATCCTCTAATCTTATTAACAGATAAAAAGATTTCTTCAATGAAAGAATTATTGCCTTTACTTGAACAAACAGTACAAATGTCTAAACCAGTTTTAATTGTTGCTGATGATATTGAAGGAGAAGCTCTAACTACTCTTGTTATAAATAAATTAAGAGGAACTTTAAATGTTGTTGCTGTTAAAGCTCCTGCATTTGGAGATAGAAGAAAAGCTATACTTGAAGATATTGCTATCCTAACTGGTGGAGAAGTTATATCAGAAGAAAAAGGAATGAAATTGGAAGAAACTTCTATTGAACAATTAGGAAGAGCTAAAACTGTTAAAGTTACAAAAGATTTAACTGTAATTGTTGATGGTGCAGGCCAACAAAAAGATATCTCTGCAAGAGTTAATTCAATAAAATCTCAAATAGAAGAAACTACTTCTGACTATGATAAAGAAAAATTACAAGAAAGACTTGCTAAATTATCTGGTGGAGTTGCAGTTATAAAAGTTGGAGCTGCCACAGAAGTTGAAATGAAAGATAAAAAATTAAGAATAGAAGATGCCTTAAATGCTACAAGAGCTGCTGTTGAAGAAGGAATAGTTGCAGGTGGAGGAACTATCTTACTTGACATTATTGAATCAATGAAAGATTTTAATGAAACTGATGAAATAGCTATGGGTATTGAAATAGTTAAAAGAGCTTTAGAAGCTCCTATTAAACAAATAGCTGAAAACTGTGGATTAAATGGTGGAGTAGTTTTAGAAAAAGTAAGAATGTCTCCAAAAGGTTTTGGATTTGATGCTAAAAATGAAAAATATGTTAATATGATAGAATCTGGTATTATTGACCCAGCAAAAGTTACAAGAGCTGCTATACAAAATTCTACTTCTGTTGCATCTTTACTTCTAACAACAGAAGTTGTTATTGCAAATAAAAAAGAAGAAGAAAAAGCTCCAATGGGTGCTGGTGGAATGATGCCAGGAATGATGTAA
- a CDS encoding co-chaperone GroES, translating to MNIKPIGERVLLKPIKKEEKTKSGILLSSKSSNTDTKNEAEVVALGKGEKLEGIKVGDKVIFNKFSGNEIEDGAIKYLIVNADDILAVIE from the coding sequence ATGAATATTAAACCTATTGGAGAAAGAGTTTTATTAAAACCAATTAAAAAAGAAGAAAAAACTAAGAGTGGTATATTACTTAGTTCAAAATCATCTAATACAGATACAAAAAATGAAGCAGAGGTTGTTGCTTTGGGAAAAGGAGAAAAATTAGAAGGAATAAAGGTTGGAGATAAAGTTATTTTCAATAAATTTTCTGGAAATGAAATAGAAGATGGAGCTATAAAATATTTAATAGTTAATGCTGATGATATTTTAGCAGTTATTGAATAA
- a CDS encoding tetratricopeptide repeat protein: protein MKKRIKEYWSKLKAEYENKYKENIFKNYEQTVPVFEEFRKFLNELLSRYPTNVDIICTLASVELELGYQETAIKLLEDFILKYKDVINDVDKARIYTNLGFYYEADKKQDENLLEAEKLNSPFVETYKGLALTYFSNYENDKATEDLYKSLKYFEKALKITNDYEIYFGYAVCLFETKQYQKAKEIFEELLLEYPNRMRLLLSISYCEAYLGNKEKAIHYLKQVKVDQDENYCLGTDDIGDFEVFEVYYFLEEYDLFLEECEKVIESFYFADWDHYFYTLWLKNVNEKFNKYIDKYKNEMLEAIKEAKIDDDFSDEEEREEYIKSYEEDLEKLITMSNEIQNGNYKPKIELKLYPEYECFLIDCIRHNF, encoded by the coding sequence ATGAAAAAAAGAATCAAAGAATATTGGAGTAAACTAAAAGCTGAATATGAAAATAAATATAAAGAAAACATTTTTAAAAACTATGAGCAAACAGTACCTGTTTTTGAAGAATTTAGAAAATTTTTAAATGAACTTTTAAGTAGGTATCCAACTAATGTAGATATTATTTGTACTTTGGCTTCTGTGGAATTAGAATTAGGATATCAGGAAACTGCAATTAAATTATTAGAAGATTTTATTTTAAAATATAAAGATGTAATTAATGATGTAGATAAAGCGAGAATTTATACTAATCTTGGTTTCTATTACGAAGCTGATAAAAAACAAGATGAGAATTTATTAGAAGCTGAAAAACTTAATTCACCTTTTGTAGAAACATACAAAGGCTTAGCACTAACTTATTTTTCAAATTATGAAAATGATAAAGCAACAGAAGATTTATACAAAAGTCTAAAATACTTTGAAAAAGCATTAAAAATAACTAATGATTATGAAATATATTTTGGGTATGCAGTATGTTTATTTGAAACAAAACAGTATCAAAAAGCAAAAGAGATTTTTGAAGAGTTATTGCTTGAATATCCAAATAGAATGAGGTTATTATTAAGTATTTCTTATTGTGAAGCATATCTAGGTAATAAAGAAAAAGCAATACATTATCTAAAACAGGTTAAAGTAGATCAAGATGAAAATTATTGTTTAGGTACTGATGATATTGGTGATTTTGAAGTGTTTGAGGTTTATTACTTTTTAGAAGAATATGATTTATTTTTAGAGGAATGTGAGAAAGTAATTGAAAGTTTTTACTTTGCAGATTGGGATCATTATTTCTATACTCTTTGGTTGAAAAATGTGAATGAGAAGTTTAATAAATATATAGATAAATATAAAAATGAGATGCTTGAAGCTATTAAAGAAGCAAAAATAGATGATGATTTTTCTGATGAAGAAGAAAGAGAAGAATATATTAAAAGCTATGAAGAAGATTTAGAAAAATTAATAACAATGTCTAATGAAATTCAAAATGGAAATTATAAACCTAAAATAGAACTTAAATTATATCCTGAATATGAGTGTTTCTTAATTGACTGTATTAGACATAATTTTTAA
- a CDS encoding DUF4304 domain-containing protein, whose product MKPRELCERAWEEIANNLLDFKATKKGQNLKKVSKNKDIIFEISFQSNRYNYSSSVRFNVHFLIQSKLMKKANINNGLIYGGELENIIDRGRIFRWFEIGGASYQSSVNEIIELIQKYIIPICDDFENTETNIEKILNKKAKSTSLFYYIYFFAGKEKAEQYFNKFINEDKLKSKYRGLYHSLEKLPKESIDINVSEFLGADIIKFAYLNGIKLY is encoded by the coding sequence ATGAAACCTAGAGAACTATGTGAAAGAGCTTGGGAAGAAATTGCAAATAATCTTCTTGATTTTAAAGCCACAAAAAAAGGTCAAAACTTAAAAAAAGTTTCTAAGAACAAAGATATTATTTTTGAAATTAGTTTTCAGTCTAATAGGTATAACTATTCTTCTAGTGTTAGATTTAATGTGCACTTTTTAATACAATCTAAATTGATGAAAAAAGCAAATATTAATAATGGATTAATCTATGGTGGAGAATTAGAAAATATTATTGATAGGGGTAGAATATTTCGTTGGTTTGAAATTGGTGGAGCTAGTTATCAATCTTCTGTAAATGAAATTATAGAATTAATTCAAAAATATATTATTCCTATTTGTGATGATTTTGAAAATACTGAAACAAATATAGAGAAAATATTAAATAAAAAAGCCAAAAGTACAAGTTTATTTTACTATATTTATTTCTTTGCTGGGAAAGAAAAAGCAGAACAATATTTTAATAAGTTTATTAATGAAGATAAACTAAAAAGTAAATACAGAGGATTATATCATTCTTTAGAAAAATTACCTAAAGAATCTATAGATATTAATGTAAGTGAATTTTTAGGTGCAGATATAATTAAATTTGCATATTTAAATGGAATAAAATTATATTAA
- a CDS encoding DUF2695 domain-containing protein, whose amino-acid sequence MNKLEKKKLIEKYKNYQKQIFQESLPIDRELFFQLFDYLDERLEKRGCNHDFSLTEEFFKDKDIDITKVLEFLEENGGYCDCEVIFNVEEKFEE is encoded by the coding sequence ATGAATAAACTAGAAAAGAAAAAATTAATAGAGAAATATAAAAATTATCAAAAGCAAATATTTCAGGAAAGTTTACCAATAGATAGAGAATTATTTTTTCAATTATTTGACTATTTAGATGAGAGATTAGAAAAAAGAGGATGTAATCATGACTTTTCTTTAACTGAAGAATTTTTTAAAGACAAAGATATTGATATCACAAAAGTTTTAGAATTCTTAGAAGAAAATGGTGGATATTGTGATTGTGAAGTAATTTTTAATGTAGAAGAAAAATTTGAAGAATAA
- a CDS encoding PASTA domain-containing protein — protein sequence MKKFRKENEIDDLDFEEEAIEIEEKKDDKKKVPKIILNIILIIAIIKLGSNVFQRYYFNEFYYKAPNLLGLNIEEAKKTISHSALNIREMGEVYSDLPYGTVALQEPAEGTIVKRSRNIKVWVSKESPSVFLDDLVGMNYIEASSLLNKNGMKVGEVKRIKSSLPINQVIATSPKSGEPISRGQKFDFLISNGLE from the coding sequence ATGAAAAAATTTAGAAAAGAAAATGAAATTGATGACTTAGATTTTGAAGAAGAAGCAATAGAAATAGAAGAAAAAAAAGATGATAAGAAAAAGGTACCTAAAATAATTTTAAATATAATTTTAATTATAGCAATAATAAAATTAGGTTCTAATGTATTTCAAAGATATTACTTTAATGAATTTTACTATAAAGCACCAAATCTATTAGGACTTAATATAGAAGAAGCTAAGAAAACTATATCTCATTCAGCTTTAAACATTAGAGAAATGGGAGAAGTGTATTCTGACTTACCTTATGGGACAGTTGCTTTACAAGAACCAGCAGAAGGTACTATTGTAAAAAGATCAAGAAATATAAAAGTATGGGTAAGTAAAGAATCACCATCAGTATTCTTAGATGATTTAGTTGGGATGAATTATATAGAAGCAAGTTCTTTACTTAATAAAAATGGTATGAAAGTTGGAGAAGTTAAAAGAATAAAATCAAGTTTACCTATTAACCAAGTTATAGCAACATCTCCTAAAAGTGGAGAGCCTATATCAAGAGGACAAAAATTTGATTTCTTAATAAGTAATGGATTGGAATAA
- the rsgA gene encoding ribosome small subunit-dependent GTPase A, with translation MQGFYYVESNNEVFECKLRGILKKTNNKYNCVVGDRVEISEDNSIVEIFKRDNMLIRPIVANVDYLAIQFATKHPNIDFERINLLLLTAFYYKVKPIVIVNKIDYLTEEELNELKEKLSFLEKISVPMFLISCQENKGLEEVEKFLKDKITVIGGPSGVGKSSFINFLQSERVLKTGEISERLQRGKHTTRDSNMIKMKAGGFIIDTPGFSSIEVPNIENREELVSLFPEFSNIDSCKFLNCSHVDEPGCNVKREVEENKISKDRYNFYKKTLEILLERWKQYD, from the coding sequence ATTCAAGGCTTCTATTATGTAGAAAGTAATAATGAAGTTTTTGAATGTAAATTAAGAGGAATTTTAAAAAAAACTAATAATAAATATAATTGTGTTGTAGGAGATAGAGTTGAAATTTCAGAGGATAATTCAATAGTTGAAATATTTAAAAGAGATAACATGCTTATAAGACCTATTGTTGCAAATGTTGATTATCTAGCAATACAGTTTGCAACAAAACACCCAAACATAGATTTTGAAAGAATAAATCTTTTGTTACTTACAGCTTTTTATTATAAAGTAAAACCTATTGTTATTGTAAATAAAATAGATTATTTAACAGAAGAAGAATTAAATGAATTAAAAGAAAAGTTGTCTTTTTTAGAAAAAATATCTGTACCAATGTTTTTGATTTCTTGCCAAGAAAATAAAGGTTTAGAAGAAGTTGAAAAATTCTTAAAGGATAAAATAACAGTTATTGGTGGACCTAGTGGAGTAGGGAAATCAAGTTTTATTAACTTTTTACAAAGTGAAAGAGTTTTAAAAACTGGTGAAATTAGTGAGAGATTACAAAGAGGAAAGCATACAACAAGAGATTCTAATATGATTAAGATGAAAGCAGGGGGCTTTATAATAGACACTCCTGGATTTTCTTCAATAGAAGTTCCAAATATAGAAAACAGAGAAGAATTAGTTTCATTATTCCCAGAATTCTCAAATATAGATAGTTGTAAATTTTTAAACTGCTCGCATGTGGATGAACCAGGTTGCAATGTAAAAAGAGAAGTAGAAGAAAATAAAATATCAAAAGATAGATATAATTTTTATAAAAAAACTTTAGAAATTTTATTAGAAAGGTGGAAACAATATGACTAA
- the rpe gene encoding ribulose-phosphate 3-epimerase — MTNGIKIAPSILSSDFSKLGEEVIAIDKAGADYVHIDVMDGQFVPNLTFGPPVIKCIRKCTKLEFDVHLMIDKPERYIEDFVKAGADIVVVHAESTIHLHRVIQQIKSFGVKAGISLNPSTPEEVLKYVINDIDMVLVMSVNPGFGGQKFIPAVVEKIKAIKKMRADIDIEVDGGITDETIKVCADAGANIFVAGSYVFSGDYKERIDLLKIKVK; from the coding sequence ATGACTAATGGGATTAAAATAGCCCCATCTATATTATCAAGTGATTTTTCAAAACTTGGTGAGGAGGTTATAGCTATTGATAAGGCAGGAGCAGACTATGTTCATATAGATGTTATGGATGGACAATTTGTACCTAATTTAACTTTTGGACCTCCTGTAATAAAATGTATTAGAAAATGTACTAAGCTTGAGTTTGATGTACATTTGATGATAGATAAACCAGAAAGATATATTGAAGATTTTGTTAAAGCAGGAGCAGATATTGTTGTTGTGCATGCTGAATCAACAATTCATTTACATAGAGTTATACAACAAATAAAATCTTTTGGAGTTAAGGCAGGAATATCATTAAATCCATCTACACCAGAAGAAGTCTTGAAATATGTAATAAATGATATTGATATGGTATTGGTTATGAGTGTAAACCCTGGATTTGGTGGACAAAAATTTATACCAGCAGTTGTTGAAAAAATTAAAGCAATAAAGAAAATGAGAGCAGATATAGATATAGAAGTAGATGGTGGAATTACAGATGAAACTATAAAAGTTTGTGCAGATGCAGGAGCTAATATATTTGTAGCAGGTTCTTATGTATTTTCAGGAGATTATAAAGAAAGAATAGATTTATTAAAAATAAAAGTTAAATAG